From Aspergillus fumigatus Af293 chromosome 5, whole genome shotgun sequence, a single genomic window includes:
- a CDS encoding vacuolar protein sorting protein DigA, which produces MFDVRRVQLQFPLAADFVAAQVANNVLILALSTNRILRIDLDTPEDIDDIDLPKKSSEVGVIRRMFLDPTASHLIITTTLGENYYLHTQSRHPKSLSRLKGVSIESVAWSPSLPTASTREILLGATDGQIWETYIEPSTEFYRREEKYAHSVYKALEGSPVTGIWTELVPTTPEQRRVLIATHGKLICFQGRAGRQGSQGIYAELFQREAPVLYEIQKPSGAAPSTLVISATAVDGHNVDSYAEKEFAWLSSQGIYHGQLPFASGKEKGPFEGARMLPRSMFPPTESARGGKKLIQDPITAMTLSQWHILALVEGKIVAVNRMSDEIIYEQAVLEPGQSTLGLLTDSMQHTYWLFTSQEIFEIVAEDEDRDVWKVFLQKQMFDQALEYARGSAQKDAVATASGDFLASKGRYLEAAKVWGKSSKGFEEVCLTLINRNEHDALRKYLLTQLSTYKKSSTMQRIMVASWLVEVFMSKLNALDDNIATKAELAEGASTEDIKDELSNVRAEFQEFVNKYKTDLDKKTAYDIISSHGREEELLFFATATNDYNYVLSYWIQREKWSEALNVLQKQTDPDVFYKYSSVLMTHAATGLVDILMRQTNLEPERLIPALLNYNKTVNVPLSQNQAVRYLNFIVVNHPKPSAAVHNTLISIHASSPSPSEAGLLTYLQSQPSSPPPYDADFALRLCIQHERVQSCIHIYSAMGQYLQAVELALQHEDIELAAIVADRPEGNDKLRKKLWLLVAEKKIRQPGTGIKDAIEFLRRCELLRIEDLIPFFPDFVVIDDFKDEICSALEDYSRHIDALRQEMDNSAQTARQIRSEIAALDMRYAIVEPGEKCWTCSLPLLSRQFFVFPCQHAFHSDCLGKEVLEGAGGKKKYIRDLQAQLNKADVSASRREEIVKELDGLVAEACILCGDHAIKQIDKPFITDADIDEWAL; this is translated from the exons ATGTTTGATGTCCGACGTGTTCAGCTGCAGTTCCCATTAGCTGCGGATTTCGTCGCCGCCCAAGTTGCTAACAATGTGCTCATTCTGGCCTTGTCGACGAATCGCATCCTTCGTATAGATCTAGATACTCCTGAGGACATTGACG ATATTGATCTTCCAAAGAAATCCTCGGAAGTCGGAGTGATTCGTCGAATGTTTCTTGACCCTACTGCATCACATTTGATCATTACTACGACCCTTGGCGAGAACTACTACCTTCATACTCAGTCTAGGCATCCCAAGTCGCTGTCGCGTTTAAAGGGCGTTTCGATCGAGAGTGTTGCCTGGAGCCCGTCACTACCAACGGCTTCGACAAGGGAGATCCTCTTAGGCGCTACAGATGGTCAGATTTGGGAGACCTACATCGAACCGTCCACGGAGTTCTATCGGCGCGAGGAAAAGTACGCCCACTCAGTCTACAAAGCTTTGGAGGGATCACCTGTGACTGGGATTTGGACGGAACTGGTGCCTACGACGCCCGAGCAGAGACGGGTGCTGATCGCGACACATGGCAAGCTAATATGTTTTCAGGGGCGGGCAGGGAGACAAGGAAGCCAAGGTATATATGCCGAACTTTTTCAACGGGAGGCGCCAGTGTTGTATGAGATTCAGAAACCATCTGGCGCCGCACCGTCGACGCTGGTGATCTCCGCCACCGCGGTAGATGGACACAATGTGGATAGTTACGCTGAGAAAGAGTTCGCCTGGCTCAGTTCGCAAGGTATCTACCATGGCCAATTGCCATTTGCTTcagggaaagagaaagggcCCTTTGAAGGCGCCAGGATGCTACCGCGTTCCATGTTCCCCCCAACAGAGTCAGCTCGGGGAGGCAAGAAGCTAATCCAAGATCCTATCACTGCTATGACACTGTCACAGTGGCACATTCTAGCCCTTGTCGAAGGGAAAATCGTTGCTGTCAACCGCATGAGCGATGAGATCATCTATGAGCAAGCAGTGCTCGAGCCTGGACAGAGTACGTTAGGGCTTCTGACAGACTCGATGCAGCACACGTATTGGCTGTTTACCAgccaagaaattttcgaaATTGTcgccgaggacgaggaccGGGATGTGTGGAAAGTCTtcctgcagaagcagatgtTTGACCAGGCACTCGAATATGCCCGCGGTAGCGCGCAGAAGGATGCTGTGGCTACTGCTTCTGGTGACTTCCTAGCCAGCAAGGGCCGTTACCTAGAAGCGGCCAAGGTTTGGGGTAAAAGTAGCAAGGGGTTTGAGGAGGTCTGTCTGACTCTGATCAATCGTAACGAGCATGACGCTTTGCGGAAGTATCTCCTTACCCAGCTATCGACATACAAGAAGTCATCTACCATGCAAAGAATTATGGTTGCGAGCTGGCTGGTAGAGGTCTTCATGTCGAAGTTGAACGCTCTGGATGATAACATAGCCACCAAGGCTGAGTTAGCGGAGGGAGCCAGCACTGAGGATATCAAAGATGAGCTGAGCAATGTTCGGGCCGAGTTCCAAGAGTTTGTGAACAAGTACAAAACCGACTTGGACAAGAAGACAGCGTACGACATTATCAGTAGCCATGGCCGAGAAGAGGAGCTGCTCTTTtttgcgacggcgactaATGACTACAATTACGTCCTGTCGTATTGGATACAACGAGAAAAGTGGTCAGAAGCACTCAATGTCCTACAAAAACAGACGGACCCCGATGTTTTCTACAAGTATAGCAGCGTGCTGATGACCCATGCCGCGACCGGGTTAGTGGATATCCTGATGCGGCAGACAAACCTGGAGCCCGAGAGACTTATTCCTGCGCTTCTCAATTATAATAAGACTGTGAATGTCCCTCTCAGCCAGAATCAGGCTGTGCGATACCTCAACTTTATCGTTGTCAATCACCCGAAGCCATCGGCTGCAGTACATAACACACTAATTTCAATCCACGCCTCGAGCCCTTCACCTTCGGAAGCCGGCCTTCTCACATACCTTCAATCTCAGCCgtcttcgcctcctccctACGATGCCGACTTTGCGCTGCGGTTATGCATTCAACACGAACGTGTTCAATCATGCATCCATATATATAGTGCGATGGGGCAGTATCTTCAGGCCGTTGAGCTGGCTCTGcagcatgaagatattgaacTAGCCGCGATCGTCGCGGACAGACCAGAAGGGAATGACAAGCTCCGCAAGAAATTGTGGCTGCTTGtagcggagaagaagatccggCAGCCAGGCACCGGAATCAAAGACGCCATCGAGTTTCTGCGCCGATGCGAGCTGTTGCGTATTGAGGATCTGATTCCGTTCTTTCCCGACTTTGTCGTCATTGACGACTTCAAAGACGAGATTTGCAGTGCTCTGGAGGACTACTCGCGGCACATCGACGCATTGCGCCAGGAGATGGACAATTCGGCCCAGACTGCACGACAAATTCGATCCGAGATTGCGGCATTGGATATGCGTTATGCCATTGTGGAGCCGGGGGAGAAATGCTGGACTTGCTCTTTACCGTTGCTTAGCCGCCAGTTCTTTGTCTTTCCGTGCCAACATGCATTCCACAGCGACTGTTTGGGCAAGGAGGTACTTGAAGGTGCAGgcgggaagaagaagtacaTTCGTGATCTGCAGGCGCAACTGAATAAAGCCGATGTATCAGCCTCTCGGAGGGAGGAGATCGTGAAGGAATTAGACGGTCTGGTTGCTGAGGCGTG TATCCTCTGCGGTGACCATGCGATCAAACAAATTGACAAGCCATTCATCACTGATGCCGACATTGACGAATGGGCTTTGTGA